One genomic segment of Ricinus communis isolate WT05 ecotype wild-type chromosome 5, ASM1957865v1, whole genome shotgun sequence includes these proteins:
- the LOC8272126 gene encoding non-specific lipid transfer protein GPI-anchored 7, translating to MSTAVMMVALLFLTTTIAPSQAQDTASCAQNLISCAEYLNTTTTPPDSCCSSIKDAVTNDLTCLCNLYNTPGLLESFKVNVTQALALTGRCGVNSDLSACSKAGADAPTTPPPPGVPGNDGSRMAWTGFSSLLLMCATSLFY from the exons ATGTCGACGGCGGTGATGATGGTGGCGCTACTCTTCTTAACCACCACAATAGCCCCATCACAAGCTCAAGACACGGCATCTTGTGCCCAGAATCTAATTTCGTGCGCTGAGTATCTTAACACCACAACTACACCTCCTGATAGTTGCTGTAGCTCGATCAAAGACGCTGTTACAAACGACCTTACTTGTCTCTGCAACCTTTACAACACTCCTGGCTTGCTGGAAAGCTTTAAAGTGAATGTTACTCAGGCTCTTGCTCTTACTGGCAGATGCGGTGTTAACTCTGATCTCAGTGCTTGTAGCAAAG CTGGAGCTGATGCCCCAACCACCCCGCCTCCTCCAG GAGTTCCAGGAAATGATGGCAGCAGGATGGCGTGGACTGGATTTTCAAGCTTGCTCTTAATGTGCGCTACCTCTCTGTTTTATTAG
- the LOC107260868 gene encoding FAM10 family protein At4g22670, with protein MDAAKLKELKHFTEQCKSDPAVLADPSLSFFRDYLESLGAKLPPSAYGNSKSRSYVVEESDEEIEDKEVPQAEPEEEEDEIIESDIEIEGDIVEPDNDPPQKMGDSSVEVTEEKREASQEAKAKAMEAIYEGKLEEAIDHLSEAILLNPTSAIMYGTRASVYIKMKKPNAAIRDACAALEINPDSAKGYKTRGIARSMLGQWEEAAKDLHMASKLDYDEEISAVLKKVEPNAHRIEEHRRKYERLHKEREDRKIARERQRQRAKAQAEYERAKKQEESSSSRKPGGMPGGFPGGMPGGFPGGMPGGFQGGMPGGMPGGFPGAMPGGMPGGFPGAMPGGMPGNVDFSKILNDPELMAAFSDPEVMAALQDVMKNPSNLAKHQGNPKVAPVIAKMMSKFAGAGPGAK; from the exons ATGGACGCAGCGAAGCTCAAAGAACTGAAGCATTTTACCGAACAGTGTAAATCCGATCCTGCCGTCCTCGCCGATCCTTCCCTTTCCTTCTTCCGTGACTACCTCGAAAG TCTCGGCGCTAAGCTCCCTCCTTCTGCTTACGGCAACTCCAAATCG AGGAGCTATGTGGTGGAAGAGAGTGATGAAGAGATTGAAGATAAGGAAGTTCCGCAAGCAGAGcctgaagaagaagaggacGAAATTATTGAATCAGATATTGAAATCGAAGGCGACATTGTGGAGCCTGATAATGATCCTCCTCAGAAG ATGGGAGACTCGTCCGTAGAGGTTACAGAGGAGAAACGTGAAGCTTCGCAAGAGGCAAAGGCTAAAGCCATGGAGGCCATCTATGAAG GTAAATTGGAGGAAGCAATTGACCATTTATCAGAGGCAATACTGCTTAATCCCACTTCGGCAATCATGTATGGGACTAGAG CGAGtgtttatattaaaatgaagAAGCCCAATGCTGCTATCCGTGATGCATGTGCTGCTCTTGAG ATTAACCCGGATTCAGCTAAGGGGTACAAGACTCGTGGTATAGCACGATCAATGCTTGGTCAATGGGAAGAGGCTGCCAAAGATCTTCACATGGCATCAAAGTTGGATTATGATGAGGAAATAAGTGCTGTACTCAAGAAG GTTGAACCCAATGCACACAGGATTGAGGAACATCGCAGGAAGTATGAAAGGCTGCataaagagagagaggatAGAAAGATTGCACGTGAAAGACAACGTCAACGTGCTAAAGCTCAG GCTGAGTATGAGAGGGCAAAGAAGCAAGAGGAATCATCTTCCAGCAGAAAACCTGGAGGAATGCCTGGTGGATTTCCTGGTGGAATGCCCGGAGGTTTTCCAGGTGGAATGCCTGGAGGTTTCCAAGGAGGGATGCCTGGAGGGATGCCCGGAGGTTTCCCGGGTGCAATGCCAGGAGGGATGCCCGGAGGTTTCCCGGGTGCAATGCCAGGAGGGATGCCAGGAAATGTGGATTTCAGTAAAATCTTGAAT GACCCAGAATTGATGGCTGCGTTTAGTGATCCTGAAGTCATGGCTGCTCTGCAAGATG